The following coding sequences are from one Chaetodon trifascialis isolate fChaTrf1 chromosome 24, fChaTrf1.hap1, whole genome shotgun sequence window:
- the plcd4a gene encoding 1-phosphatidylinositol 4,5-bisphosphate phosphodiesterase delta-4 isoform X2, with protein sequence MASTESGLRIRGDDNLQSMLVGTVMRKIKSRTWKKQRYFKLQDDCMTIWYKSKKAGNTHSTFSVSDVEAIREGHQSEVLVSIADEFPADRCFTLVFRGRRGNLDLVAESAEEAQSWIRGMRKLIENLENMGEREKLDQWIGDWFKKADKNNDGRMNFKEVRDLLKMMNVDMNEHHAHRLFTMADKSQSGTLEDDEFVLFYKMLTQREDVLRVFQEYSVDGQKLSQNDLEDFLREEQLEGDNIHQHAKQLIEQYEPSDTAKLLNAMTFDGFLMYLGSAEGSIFNPQRRGIFQDMSQPLCHYFISSSHNTYLMEDQFRGQSSVEGYIRALSRGCRCVEVDCWDGANGEPIVYHGHTFTSKILFKDVVNAVGNYAFKVSEYPVILSIENHCSVEQQRVMAQHLNHILGDKLLKSTLDGKAPIGLPSPEDLKGKILLKAKKIGGLEESFSGMVEDSLTGEVSDEDEVAEFDEDNLHRESIRRRVKRSKQRLSKELSDCVVYCKSVHFSSFKHSRIHSKFYEVASFTESKARKHLREAVALNFQTAGEGMDLNDGLFSQNGSCGYVLKPAFMREPEKRFDPEVPQKRDCYQPVVLTVQVISGQQLPKVNIKEDSIVDPLVRVEIHGAPVDQAKQETRYIENNGFNPVWYDTLRFTIHTPELAMVRFVVEDYDKTSKNDFVGQYTLPLSCMQQGYRHIHLLSKDGTTIPPSSLFVHIRITDLE encoded by the exons ATGGCATCCACAGAGAGTGGCCTCC GCATCCGGGGGGATGACAACCTCCAGTCCATGCTGGTGGGCACGGTAATGAGGAAAATCAAGTCTCGTACCTGGAAGAAACAGCGCTACTTTAAACTGCAGGACGACTGCATGACCATCTGGTACAAGTCCAAGAAGGCTGGCAACACCCACTCCACGT TTTCAGTGAGCGATGTGGAGGCAATACGAGAGGGCCACCAGTCTGAGGTGCTGGTCAGCATCGCTGATGAGTTCCCGGCTGACCGATGCTTCACACTGGTCTTCCGTGGTCGCAGGGGCAACCTGGACCTGGTGGCAGAGTCAGCTGAAGAAGCACAGTCCTGGATCAGAGGCATGAGGAAGCTGATTGAGAACCTGGAGAACATGGGGGAGCGAGAGAAACTTGATCA ATGGATCGGTGACTGGTTCAAGAAGGCAGACAAGAACAACGATGGCAGAATGAACTTCAAGGAAGTGCGCGATTTACTCAAGATGATGAATGTGGACATGAACGAGCACCACGCTCATCGTCTCTTCACA ATGGCGGATAAGTCCCAGTCGGGTACGTTGGAGGACGATGAGTTTGTGCTGTTCTACAAGATGTTAACTCAGCGGGAGGACGTACTGAGGGTTTTCCAGGAGTACTCAGTCGATGGCCAGAAGTTATCCCAGAATGACTTGGAGGACTTCCTGAGGGAGGAGCAACTGGAGGGAGACAATATCCATCAGCATGCCAAGCAGCTAATTGAGCAGTATGAGCCCTCTGACACAG CCAAGCTGCTGAATGCCATGACATTTGACGGCTTCCTGATGTACCTTGGCTCAGCTGAGGGCTCCATCTTCAACCCACAGCGGCGGGGCATCTTTCAGGACATGAGCCAGCCTCTGTGCCATtacttcatctcctcctcccacaACACCTACCTGATGGAGGACCAGTTCAGAGGACAGAGCAGCGTGGAGGGATACATCAG GGCTCTGAGTCGTGGCTGCCGGTGTGTGGAAGTGGACTGCTGGGATGGTGCCAACGGAGAGCCCATTGTCTATCATGGACACACGTTCACCTCCAAGATACTCTTCAAGGATGTGGTCAATGCAGTGGGCAACTATGCCTTCAAG GTATCAGAATATCCAGTCATCCTGTCCATTGAGAACCACTGCAGTGTTGAGCAACAGAGAGTCATGGCCCAACACCTCAACCACATCCTTGGTGACAAGTTGCTGAAAAGCACACTGGATGGCAAGGCCCCCATCGGGCTGCCGTCTCCTGAG GATCTTAAGGGGAAGATTCTGCTGAAGGCGAAGAAAATCGGCGGTCTGGAGGAGAGTTTCAGCGGCATGGTGGAGGACTCTCTGACCGGAGAGGTCAGCGATGAAGACGAGGTTGCTGAATTCGACGAAGATAACCTCCACCGCGAGAGTATCCGTCGCAGGGTTAAG AGGTCAAAGCAGCGTCTGTCCAAGGAGCTGTCAGACTGTGTCGTTTACTGCAAAAGCGTGCACTTCAGTAGCTTCAAACACTCCCGCATCCACTCCAAGTTCTATGAAGTGGCCTCTTTCACCGAGTCCAAGGCCCGCAAACACCTCAGAGAAGCTG ttGCGTTGAATTTCCAGACGGCTGGGGAGGGAATGGATCTGAACGACGGACTGTTCAGTCAGAATGGCAGCTGTGGCTACGTCCTAAAGCCTGCTTTCATGAGAGAGCCTGAGAAGAGATTTGACCCTGAGGTGCCCCAGAAACGGGATTGCTACCAGCCTGTTGTCCTCACTGTACAG GTGATCAGTGGTCAGCAGCTGCCCAAAGTCAACATCAAAGAGGATTCTATCGTGGATCCTTTGGTCAGAGTGGAGATCCACGGTGCGCCTGTGGACCAGGCCAAGCAGGAGACCAGATACATCGAGAACAATG GGTTTAACCCTGTGTGGTATGATACTCTGCGCTTCACCATCCACACACCGGAGCTGGCCATGGTGCGCTTTGTCGTGGAGGACTATGACAAGACATCTAAAAATGACTTCGTGGGGCAGTACACACTCCCTCTCAGCTGCATGCAGCAAG GTTATCGTCACATTCACTTATTATCCAAAGATGGAACCACTATTCCTCCCTCGTCCTTATTTGTACACATCAGGATCACAGACCTGGAATAA
- the cnot9 gene encoding CCR4-NOT transcription complex subunit 9: MLATGAAVTTALAQVDREKIYQWINELSSPETRENALLELSKKRESVPDLAPMLWHSCGTIAALLQEIVNIYPSINPPTLTAHQSNRVCNALALLQCVASHPETRSAFLAAHIPLFLYPFLHTVSKTRPFEYLRLTSLGVIGALVKTDEQEVINFLLTTEIIPLCLRIMESGSELSKTVATFILQKILLDDTGLAYICQTYERFSHVAMILGKMVLQLSKEPSARLLKHVVRCYLRLSDNSRAREALRQCLPDQLKDTTFAQVLKDDTTTKRWLAQLVKNLQEGQVTDPRGIPLPPQ; the protein is encoded by the exons ATGTTGGCTACCGGAGCT GCCGTAACCACAGCACTGGCACAAGTAGACAGAGAAAAGATCTACCAGTGGATCAATGAGCTGTCTAGTCCAGAGACCCGGGAGAATGCCCTCCTGGAGCTCAGCAAAAAGAGGGAGTCTGTACCAGACCTGGCTCCCATGCTGTGGCACTCCTGTGGCACCATAGCGGCCCTGCTGCAG GAAATCGTCAACATCTACCCATCGATCAACCCCCCCACCCTGACAGCACACCAGTCCAATAGAGTATGTAATGCCCTGGCACTCCTTCAGTGTGTGGCCTCCCATCCAGAGACGAG GTCAGCTTTCCTGGCTGCACATATCCCACTCTTCCTCTACCCGTTCTTACATACAGTGAGCAAAACGCGGCCGTTCGAGTACCTCCGCCTCACCAGCTTAGGAGTCATAG GTGCTTTGGTGAAAACCGATGAACAGGAAGTAATCAACTTCCTGTTGACCACAGAGATCATTCCCTTGTGCCTTCGCATCATGGAGTCTGGCAGCGAGCTCTCCAAAACG GTTGCAACGTTCATACTACAGAAGATTCTCCTGGATGACACAGGGCTCGCATACATCTGTCAAACTTATGAGCGCTTCTCCCATGTCGCTATGATTCTT ggAAAGATGGTCCTGCAGCTCTCCAAAGAGCCGTCAGCCCGCCTCCTGAAGCATGTCGTGCGTTGTTACTTACGTCTGTCTGACAACTCCAG AGCCAGAGAAGCTCTGCGGCAGTGCCTCCCCGACCAGCTCAAAGACACCACCTTTGCCCAGGTCCTGAAAGATGACACCACCACCAAGCGCTGGCTGGCCCAGCTGGTGAAGAACCTCCAGGAGGGTCAGGTCACTGATCCCCGGGGCATCCCTTTACCCCCACAGTGA
- the plcd4a gene encoding 1-phosphatidylinositol 4,5-bisphosphate phosphodiesterase delta-4 isoform X1 — protein MASTESGLRIRGDDNLQSMLVGTVMRKIKSRTWKKQRYFKLQDDCMTIWYKSKKAGNTHSTFSVSDVEAIREGHQSEVLVSIADEFPADRCFTLVFRGRRGNLDLVAESAEEAQSWIRGMRKLIENLENMGEREKLDQWIGDWFKKADKNNDGRMNFKEVRDLLKMMNVDMNEHHAHRLFTMADKSQSGTLEDDEFVLFYKMLTQREDVLRVFQEYSVDGQKLSQNDLEDFLREEQLEGDNIHQHAKQLIEQYEPSDTAKLLNAMTFDGFLMYLGSAEGSIFNPQRRGIFQDMSQPLCHYFISSSHNTYLMEDQFRGQSSVEGYIRALSRGCRCVEVDCWDGANGEPIVYHGHTFTSKILFKDVVNAVGNYAFKVSEYPVILSIENHCSVEQQRVMAQHLNHILGDKLLKSTLDGKAPIGLPSPEDLKGKILLKAKKIGGLEESFSGMVEDSLTGEVSDEDEVAEFDEDNLHRESIRRRVKRSKQRLSKELSDCVVYCKSVHFSSFKHSRIHSKFYEVASFTESKARKHLREAGAEFVHHNSRQLTRVYPSGFRTDSSNFNPQEMWNTGCQIVALNFQTAGEGMDLNDGLFSQNGSCGYVLKPAFMREPEKRFDPEVPQKRDCYQPVVLTVQVISGQQLPKVNIKEDSIVDPLVRVEIHGAPVDQAKQETRYIENNGFNPVWYDTLRFTIHTPELAMVRFVVEDYDKTSKNDFVGQYTLPLSCMQQGYRHIHLLSKDGTTIPPSSLFVHIRITDLE, from the exons ATGGCATCCACAGAGAGTGGCCTCC GCATCCGGGGGGATGACAACCTCCAGTCCATGCTGGTGGGCACGGTAATGAGGAAAATCAAGTCTCGTACCTGGAAGAAACAGCGCTACTTTAAACTGCAGGACGACTGCATGACCATCTGGTACAAGTCCAAGAAGGCTGGCAACACCCACTCCACGT TTTCAGTGAGCGATGTGGAGGCAATACGAGAGGGCCACCAGTCTGAGGTGCTGGTCAGCATCGCTGATGAGTTCCCGGCTGACCGATGCTTCACACTGGTCTTCCGTGGTCGCAGGGGCAACCTGGACCTGGTGGCAGAGTCAGCTGAAGAAGCACAGTCCTGGATCAGAGGCATGAGGAAGCTGATTGAGAACCTGGAGAACATGGGGGAGCGAGAGAAACTTGATCA ATGGATCGGTGACTGGTTCAAGAAGGCAGACAAGAACAACGATGGCAGAATGAACTTCAAGGAAGTGCGCGATTTACTCAAGATGATGAATGTGGACATGAACGAGCACCACGCTCATCGTCTCTTCACA ATGGCGGATAAGTCCCAGTCGGGTACGTTGGAGGACGATGAGTTTGTGCTGTTCTACAAGATGTTAACTCAGCGGGAGGACGTACTGAGGGTTTTCCAGGAGTACTCAGTCGATGGCCAGAAGTTATCCCAGAATGACTTGGAGGACTTCCTGAGGGAGGAGCAACTGGAGGGAGACAATATCCATCAGCATGCCAAGCAGCTAATTGAGCAGTATGAGCCCTCTGACACAG CCAAGCTGCTGAATGCCATGACATTTGACGGCTTCCTGATGTACCTTGGCTCAGCTGAGGGCTCCATCTTCAACCCACAGCGGCGGGGCATCTTTCAGGACATGAGCCAGCCTCTGTGCCATtacttcatctcctcctcccacaACACCTACCTGATGGAGGACCAGTTCAGAGGACAGAGCAGCGTGGAGGGATACATCAG GGCTCTGAGTCGTGGCTGCCGGTGTGTGGAAGTGGACTGCTGGGATGGTGCCAACGGAGAGCCCATTGTCTATCATGGACACACGTTCACCTCCAAGATACTCTTCAAGGATGTGGTCAATGCAGTGGGCAACTATGCCTTCAAG GTATCAGAATATCCAGTCATCCTGTCCATTGAGAACCACTGCAGTGTTGAGCAACAGAGAGTCATGGCCCAACACCTCAACCACATCCTTGGTGACAAGTTGCTGAAAAGCACACTGGATGGCAAGGCCCCCATCGGGCTGCCGTCTCCTGAG GATCTTAAGGGGAAGATTCTGCTGAAGGCGAAGAAAATCGGCGGTCTGGAGGAGAGTTTCAGCGGCATGGTGGAGGACTCTCTGACCGGAGAGGTCAGCGATGAAGACGAGGTTGCTGAATTCGACGAAGATAACCTCCACCGCGAGAGTATCCGTCGCAGGGTTAAG AGGTCAAAGCAGCGTCTGTCCAAGGAGCTGTCAGACTGTGTCGTTTACTGCAAAAGCGTGCACTTCAGTAGCTTCAAACACTCCCGCATCCACTCCAAGTTCTATGAAGTGGCCTCTTTCACCGAGTCCAAGGCCCGCAAACACCTCAGAGAAGCTG GGGCCGAGTTTGTGCACCATAACTCAAGGCAGCTGACCAGGGTTTATCCCAGTGGCTTCCGAACTGACTCCTCCAATTTCAATCCTCAGGAAATGTGGAACACTGGGTGCCAAATCG ttGCGTTGAATTTCCAGACGGCTGGGGAGGGAATGGATCTGAACGACGGACTGTTCAGTCAGAATGGCAGCTGTGGCTACGTCCTAAAGCCTGCTTTCATGAGAGAGCCTGAGAAGAGATTTGACCCTGAGGTGCCCCAGAAACGGGATTGCTACCAGCCTGTTGTCCTCACTGTACAG GTGATCAGTGGTCAGCAGCTGCCCAAAGTCAACATCAAAGAGGATTCTATCGTGGATCCTTTGGTCAGAGTGGAGATCCACGGTGCGCCTGTGGACCAGGCCAAGCAGGAGACCAGATACATCGAGAACAATG GGTTTAACCCTGTGTGGTATGATACTCTGCGCTTCACCATCCACACACCGGAGCTGGCCATGGTGCGCTTTGTCGTGGAGGACTATGACAAGACATCTAAAAATGACTTCGTGGGGCAGTACACACTCCCTCTCAGCTGCATGCAGCAAG GTTATCGTCACATTCACTTATTATCCAAAGATGGAACCACTATTCCTCCCTCGTCCTTATTTGTACACATCAGGATCACAGACCTGGAATAA